In Zingiber officinale cultivar Zhangliang chromosome 1A, Zo_v1.1, whole genome shotgun sequence, a genomic segment contains:
- the LOC122032769 gene encoding protein PHOSPHATE STARVATION RESPONSE 3-like isoform X1, with translation MSSHNLVAVKANDSPEAAKRSFHASSSVVQFPKQNDRHKRLGKSSSVASTSCTSTVLLNSSDILDYVPMPLKSNQESESEGTLSCGSQPQYSDNSFTNSPTLHASLISSPTRISDSCGKLSNSHFLPQFVECKPQNTAVQSSNSSMLSSGNASGKGEHTDDLTMDFAYLCGDASDGSIQGENYFYNDFAFTEQMELQILSEQLGIAITDNGESHCLNDIYDQPQVTSTPLPSNYNKNAEPLTSPAEVQLHSSPSPSISAPNKKRLRWTLELHDRFVEAVNKLDGAEKATPKGILKLMNVEGLTIYQVKSHLQKYRLAKYVLQKKEEKKTSCIEDKAPPTNDDSDLATKRSKEVTEALRLQIEVQKQLHEQLKVQRELQLRIEENAKYLQQIIEEQLKANNYESVEELEIEQQGPS, from the exons ATGAGTAGCCACAATCTGGTTGCAGTGAAAGCAAATGATTCTCCTGAAGCAGCTAAACGTTCTTTCCATGCTTCATCTTCAGTTGTTCAGTTTCCTAAACAAAACGATCGCCATAAACGGTTGGGTAAAAGCTCGTCCGTCGCCAGCACCTCCTGCACGTCAACTGTGCTGCTAAATTCATCAGACATCCTTGACTATGTTCCTATGCCTTTGAAATCAAACCAAGAGTCTGAATCAGAAGGTACTTTATCTTGTGGATCTCAACCACAATATTCAGATAACAGTTTCACCAATTCACCTACACTTCATGCGAGTCTCATCTCTTCGCCGACCAGAATCTCAGACTCTTGTGGAAAACTAAGTAACTCACACTTCCTTCCTCAATTTGTGGAATGTAAACCGCAGAACACAGCTGTTCAGTCTTCTAACTCATCAATGTTGTCGAGTGGCAATGCGAGTGGCAAGGGTGAACACACAGATGATTTGACAATGGATTTCGCTTATTTGTGTGGAGATGCTTCAGATGGTAGCATTCAgggagaaaattatttttacaatgACTTTGCATTTACTGAGCAAATGGAATTGCAAATCTTGTCGGAACAACTTGGTATTGCCATCACTGACAATGGGGAAAGCCATTGTTTAAAT GACATATATGACCAACCGCAGGTCACATCTACTCCGTTACCTTCCAACTACAACAAAAATGCTGAGCCCTTAACGTCTCCTGCTGAAGTCCAATTGCATTCATCTCCTTCCCCCTCAATTTCAGCTCCAAATAAAAAAAGACTAAGATGGACCTTGGAGCTCCATGATAGATTTGTGGAAGCAGTCAACAAGCTGGATGGAGCTGAGA AAGCAACTCCAAAGGGCATTCTAAAGCTTATGAATGTGGAAGGTTTGACGATTTACCAAGTAAAGAGCCATTTGCAG AAATATCGACTTGCTAAATACGTCCTCCAGAAGAAAGAAG AGAAAAAAACTTCATGTATTGAAGACAAGGCGCCGCCAACAAATGATGACAGTGACTTGGCCACGAAGAG GAGCAAAGAAGTTACAGAGGCTCTACGGCTGCAAATTGAGGTTCAAAAGCAGCTGCACGAACAACTAAAG GTTCAACGAGAACTTCAGCTACGTATCGAGGAAAATGCCAAGTACTTGCAGCAGATCATAGAAGAGCAGCTAAAGGCAAACAACTACGAGTCGGTAGAAGAACTGGAAATTGAGCAGCAAGGGCCTTCCTAA
- the LOC122032769 gene encoding protein PHOSPHATE STARVATION RESPONSE 3-like isoform X3 — translation MLSSGNASGKGEHTDDLTMDFAYLCGDASDGSIQGENYFYNDFAFTEQMELQILSEQLGIAITDNGESHCLNDIYDQPQVTSTPLPSNYNKNAEPLTSPAEVQLHSSPSPSISAPNKKRLRWTLELHDRFVEAVNKLDGAEKATPKGILKLMNVEGLTIYQVKSHLQKYRLAKYVLQKKEEKKTSCIEDKAPPTNDDSDLATKRSKEVTEALRLQIEVQKQLHEQLKVQRELQLRIEENAKYLQQIIEEQLKANNYESVEELEIEQQGPS, via the exons ATGTTGTCGAGTGGCAATGCGAGTGGCAAGGGTGAACACACAGATGATTTGACAATGGATTTCGCTTATTTGTGTGGAGATGCTTCAGATGGTAGCATTCAgggagaaaattatttttacaatgACTTTGCATTTACTGAGCAAATGGAATTGCAAATCTTGTCGGAACAACTTGGTATTGCCATCACTGACAATGGGGAAAGCCATTGTTTAAAT GACATATATGACCAACCGCAGGTCACATCTACTCCGTTACCTTCCAACTACAACAAAAATGCTGAGCCCTTAACGTCTCCTGCTGAAGTCCAATTGCATTCATCTCCTTCCCCCTCAATTTCAGCTCCAAATAAAAAAAGACTAAGATGGACCTTGGAGCTCCATGATAGATTTGTGGAAGCAGTCAACAAGCTGGATGGAGCTGAGA AAGCAACTCCAAAGGGCATTCTAAAGCTTATGAATGTGGAAGGTTTGACGATTTACCAAGTAAAGAGCCATTTGCAG AAATATCGACTTGCTAAATACGTCCTCCAGAAGAAAGAAG AGAAAAAAACTTCATGTATTGAAGACAAGGCGCCGCCAACAAATGATGACAGTGACTTGGCCACGAAGAG GAGCAAAGAAGTTACAGAGGCTCTACGGCTGCAAATTGAGGTTCAAAAGCAGCTGCACGAACAACTAAAG GTTCAACGAGAACTTCAGCTACGTATCGAGGAAAATGCCAAGTACTTGCAGCAGATCATAGAAGAGCAGCTAAAGGCAAACAACTACGAGTCGGTAGAAGAACTGGAAATTGAGCAGCAAGGGCCTTCCTAA
- the LOC122032769 gene encoding protein PHOSPHATE STARVATION RESPONSE 3-like isoform X2 translates to MSSHNLVAVKANDSPEAAKRSFHASSSVVQFPKQNDRHKRLGKSSSVASTSCTSTVLLNSSDILDYVPMPLKSNQESESEGTLSCGSQPQYSDNSFTNSPTLHASLISSPTRISDSCGKLSNSHFLPQFVECKPQNTAVQSSNSSMLSSGNASGKGEHTDDLTMDFAYLCGDASDGSIQGENYFYNDFAFTEQMELQILSEQLGIAITDNGESHCLNDIYDQPQVTSTPLPSNYNKNAEPLTSPAEVQLHSSPSPSISAPNKKRLRWTLELHDRFVEAVNKLDGAETTPKGILKLMNVEGLTIYQVKSHLQKYRLAKYVLQKKEEKKTSCIEDKAPPTNDDSDLATKRSKEVTEALRLQIEVQKQLHEQLKVQRELQLRIEENAKYLQQIIEEQLKANNYESVEELEIEQQGPS, encoded by the exons ATGAGTAGCCACAATCTGGTTGCAGTGAAAGCAAATGATTCTCCTGAAGCAGCTAAACGTTCTTTCCATGCTTCATCTTCAGTTGTTCAGTTTCCTAAACAAAACGATCGCCATAAACGGTTGGGTAAAAGCTCGTCCGTCGCCAGCACCTCCTGCACGTCAACTGTGCTGCTAAATTCATCAGACATCCTTGACTATGTTCCTATGCCTTTGAAATCAAACCAAGAGTCTGAATCAGAAGGTACTTTATCTTGTGGATCTCAACCACAATATTCAGATAACAGTTTCACCAATTCACCTACACTTCATGCGAGTCTCATCTCTTCGCCGACCAGAATCTCAGACTCTTGTGGAAAACTAAGTAACTCACACTTCCTTCCTCAATTTGTGGAATGTAAACCGCAGAACACAGCTGTTCAGTCTTCTAACTCATCAATGTTGTCGAGTGGCAATGCGAGTGGCAAGGGTGAACACACAGATGATTTGACAATGGATTTCGCTTATTTGTGTGGAGATGCTTCAGATGGTAGCATTCAgggagaaaattatttttacaatgACTTTGCATTTACTGAGCAAATGGAATTGCAAATCTTGTCGGAACAACTTGGTATTGCCATCACTGACAATGGGGAAAGCCATTGTTTAAAT GACATATATGACCAACCGCAGGTCACATCTACTCCGTTACCTTCCAACTACAACAAAAATGCTGAGCCCTTAACGTCTCCTGCTGAAGTCCAATTGCATTCATCTCCTTCCCCCTCAATTTCAGCTCCAAATAAAAAAAGACTAAGATGGACCTTGGAGCTCCATGATAGATTTGTGGAAGCAGTCAACAAGCTGGATGGAGCTGAGA CAACTCCAAAGGGCATTCTAAAGCTTATGAATGTGGAAGGTTTGACGATTTACCAAGTAAAGAGCCATTTGCAG AAATATCGACTTGCTAAATACGTCCTCCAGAAGAAAGAAG AGAAAAAAACTTCATGTATTGAAGACAAGGCGCCGCCAACAAATGATGACAGTGACTTGGCCACGAAGAG GAGCAAAGAAGTTACAGAGGCTCTACGGCTGCAAATTGAGGTTCAAAAGCAGCTGCACGAACAACTAAAG GTTCAACGAGAACTTCAGCTACGTATCGAGGAAAATGCCAAGTACTTGCAGCAGATCATAGAAGAGCAGCTAAAGGCAAACAACTACGAGTCGGTAGAAGAACTGGAAATTGAGCAGCAAGGGCCTTCCTAA
- the LOC122032791 gene encoding zinc finger AN1 domain-containing stress-associated protein 12-like produces MGRGTEAFPDLGEHCEHEDCSQLDFLPFTCDGCNKVFCLEHRTYKGHDCPNAEQHSRIVVVCEDCSMSMDKMAGEEAAAILERHRSSGSCDPARKRKAKCPVKRCREVLTFSNTSTCHVCNLRTCLRHRYATDHGCKPLLRLPPAARNGMACRDKNSSLPHSPPSIRAY; encoded by the exons ATGGGAAGAGGAACGGAGGCGTTTCCTGATCTGGGAGAGCACTGCGAGCACGAAGACTGCAGCCAACTCGATTTCCTGCCCTTCACTTGCGATGGCTGCAACAAG GTCTTCTGCTTGGAGCACAGGACATACAAAGGCCACGACTGCCCCAACGCGGAACAGCACAGCCGGATCGTGGTGGTGTGCGAGGACTGCTCCATGTCCATGGATAAGATGGCGGGCGAGGAGGCGGCGGCGATCCTGGAGCGGCACAGGAGCTCCGGGTCCTGCGATCCGGCCAGGAAGAGGAAGGCCAAGTGCCCCGTGAAGCGCTGCCGAGAGGTGCTCACCTTCTCCAACACCAGCACCTGCCATGTCTGCAACCTGAGGACTTGCCTCCGGCACAGGTACGCTACCGACCACGGCTGCAAGCCATTACTCCGCTTGCCGCCGGCGGCGAGGAATGGAATGGCTTGCAGAGATAAAAACAGCAGCCTGCCGCATTCTCCTCCGTCCATTAGAGCTTATTGA